In Sesamum indicum cultivar Zhongzhi No. 13 linkage group LG8, S_indicum_v1.0, whole genome shotgun sequence, the sequence AGAGCACAAAAGATATAGTAACCTATAATGCATCACAAAGCGACAACCACGAGGGACACTACGAAGGAAAACTTTTCTCGGGGTCAACTTgatgaaaacaaaacatatatacttGACTAGGTCGAATCACAAGCTAACTAGTGTATCCTGTCTATGCCATCAAAACATTTGAACACCGAGCATTCTGATTGATTATTCAACTCACAAgaacataaatttatgaagTCGATAAGAATTAATATGCTATTATTTAAAGATCAAGTTACAAAAGCCACTCAATCTGCTGTTTATATATCTTGTGTTTCTTCCTTACTTTTGAAGAGAAAAACATGTCGGGATCATTAGAATGGTCATAGTTTATACTACAAAAACCAGCACTTCACACAGCAATATTCTTTTATGTAGATAGTTGGTTTTAAACTGATTAGGCTAGAAAAGAGATGgaaaataaaacatcaatCAGTAACatacagatatatataagTCACGCTTAAGTAATAGGAGTCCTAAGATGATTACTTGTATTGCTGCTCCACTTTGTAGACATCCGGAGCCAATTCCCGACATACTTCACACCAATCCGCATAGAACTCCACCACAGTGGGTTTGCCATTCGAAAGAGCCTAAAGATAGAATGTGAAagggagaaaaaagaagactTGAAAACCGAGGTATCAGATATGCAGTACATAATCGCTACCATGAGAGGTCAGCTTaagcaaagaaaaagaggTAAACAAAACCCTGCCCCGGAAAGCCCAAGTTGCTCATGACATTTGAATCACCCAAAAAAGCCTGGTCTAAAGTCACTAATCTTAGGCAATTAAAGAATTTCCACAACATAGACAATCTCAAGATTGCACAAAATAGGACAATGAGGAAATCAATTAAGAAGTTTCATATCGGCACAAGTCAAAATGataccaattttttgttcaCTTTTCCAAGGAATAATACTTAACAGTTGTcaagtttaatttttgcacCATCTAACCCAAAGATAATAATACTCCATTCTTTTCGGAAAGTAGATGGATAAAACCTCCTCGTACGGCAATGCTGCAGCAGAGAGGTCCTTCAAGGATACTCCCCCCAATTCCAATCGTCCGGACAAGAACAGTCCAACTGCGGCAGCGGTAGAAACCACTGCGATTCGcctattgaaatttttgtcaGGATACTCCGGAAATCCAGCACCGGTGGATGAAGTTGTTTCTATTGTGGCGGCGCTGGATGCGTTTCCATCAATCTCGGATTCAAGCTCCACAGCCCGTTTTTCCTGCACAAGTTGCTCTCAATATCAACAGCcaaacagaaaaaaagaaaatcaccaCTCAATCTAgaatttttacttaaaaagagaaaagagcaAAGAACCGAGTACCTCTGTTGCAGCGGAGTCAACTGAATCGGGATTGGTTTGGCAGAAAATTCTGTGATGTCCGTGATGtttattctgaaaataggaGAAATTCACGAGGCGAGGCTGTTGTTGATTATATTGGAGAGAAGAAGGGCGGAATGTGGAGAGGCCGACGGCGGTAGATGTTGAAACCAACCGAGCCATGGCGGAGCAGTGGAGGCGCGGCCTTTGTTTTGTAGTTCTTTGTGGTACAAAATGGTCAAAGGTTCTTTATAGTTGCCGTGTACGTATACCTACGTTTACGGTATTTTCAGATATTCTTTTAAGCAaccaaatatgaaataaaaacatcaatatttaatatttgcaatgcaattatatgattactcttttgtgtggaaaattggttagaatttggaaaatgtgtaatatataaatataacctTGTAAATATATAGCTTGATCCGTGTATGTTTAGTCAATCAAACTATATCTCATCACTCAAACTTAGATTTAATATACAAGTTGTAATGGtgaaaaatcttttaaaatttagcattattacgaatattttatttaaaatagtattaataCCGAATGACTATCCACCATGGATCGTCTATGGTTACAGCATCTTAATAGGGATTGTGTTCTTTGCTCCAAGGGGACACTGGAAACTCACCAACACTTGCTATTTTCGTACCCTTACTCAAAACAGTGTATTAGAATCTTACGCAGGGAGGTCCGATTTTCATGGACAAATAGAGGATGGATGATTGCTGCACGAAAGTGGAGGGACAAGCATGTGGTTAATGCAACCTATCGCAACCTTTTAGCATCTCTAGTATATCATATTTGGCAGGAGCGCAATAGGAGGAAATTTCAGTAATTGGATCGAGACCCTTTGGCAGTGGCTAAGATTATTCTAGACGGAATTAGATTACGTATACTTAGTGCAGAGTTGCCGAATAAGATTAGTACGATAGCCTTGtataaattatgacaaatttcatgGCATATAATATTAGCCATATGACTGtacattatgattttttcttaatgcaatttaactTTATCGAAAAAATAGTATCAATACttgcttaattttaacaataactagatttatttttcacattaggaataaattgaacaaaatataattatgaagtataaattataatgttagTTATTTACCCTAAACCAAAGTGACAAccatttatatgaatttataatttgatagtCCACTCTGTTTCGTACCTGGacaacatcaattttcataGTCGAAGCCCAAAATCTGTAAAACCAGCCCAACAGCTCAAACTTTGTTGCGACATGCGTACGGCGTCGTTTTATCGGCGCTCCCAAGTTGCAATATAAACGCTTTcgcttttcaatttttcatcatttttgcGCCAGAGGGTTTTGCATTTCCGTTTGAAGCACTGAGCACAAAGGAAAGGAGGGGAGGGAGGGCCGAGGTTTGCCGAATATCTTGTGCTAGCTCGTAAATGGCGGAAAACGCCGCGGATTCCCAGGTGCAAGGCTCCACGGCTGAACAAAACCCTAACTCCGTCGAAGCAACGATTGAGTCGGGTGCCGTTTGCGTAGCCACGGATTCCACTTGCAACGACGGCGGTAGCAACAATGCAGAAAGCTCCTTGGTGACTTCCGACGGTGAGCGCCAGAAGTCCTTGGAGTACGCGGACGAGTTGATGGCGCGTGGGTCTGAAGCTGCCAAGGAGCGCGATTACGCTGAAGCCACTGATTGCTATAGTCGTGCCCTAGAGATCAGGtttgatgtttttttctttgattcttTTTCGTGCATGTACTTGGTGATTTTGCTTTTTATGAgggagattttttttttctttttttgtgattttgataTCAATTTTATGCTTTTACTTTGCAATCTCCTGGCAAACAGATGTTAACAGCTTTGTCAAGATAGGTTTTGATGATTTTGGTTCATTTACAAACTGTATTTGGCTCGAAAGTTTTATTTTGGcatagtgatttaaaattattaggaTTAAGGTTCAACCGCCAGGCCTTCTGTTCATTGGTGCTTGACTTATAGACTTATTGTTACTTGTAAGATGGTGAATCCCTTCTTTTGTAGTGATGTTCCAAGCTCTATCTCCAGTAACTACAAAGGACCAAGGGGGTTTTAGTTTGGATTACCATGTGAAGAAATATGATGATTTTCTTGaacttattttcataatatttatcatataacgTTCTCCACTTGCTTTTAGCTTCTAATTGTCTGACCTTCTATCCTGATTTCAtctatttatcaattattcaCTAACTTTCCAATTTTTCTAGTCTGGCCACTGTTGGAATTTTAGTTCGTGATACCTTCTTTGTAAGTTTGATTACTTATGTTGAAGTAGGGATATAGCAGGGAACTTTATGGAGAACTAGTAAATGAAGAAATGTTAACTTGTATCCTTTTTTTCCATCTGGTTTTCCTTATCCCTTAATATTATTTGGGAAGCAAGATATTATGTGGCTGAAGCAAAGTAGAGTTTCACTCCCATATCTAGGGCTTTCTCTCAattttcatgccctagacaaACTAACTGGAAATAAATGCTTTGAGATTTTTATGTTTCATTCCAGTTTACTACACACGTAAAGAGCATAAGCATTGTTCGTCATTCCAcatcttgtttatttttcacatgACTAAAATGGCTGTGCGGTTTAAAATGTGCACTCTAGGGTTGCACACTTTGGTGAACTTGCTCCTGAGTGTATCAATGCTTACTATAAGTATGGATGTGCCTTGCTGTACAAAGCTCAAGAAGAGGCTGATCCATTGGCTTCGATGCCCAAAAAAGAGAGTGTTTCTCAAGAAGATTCCAATAAAGATGGTTCTGTAAAAATTGCTGCAAATGGTGAATCTTCTGCTGCCTCAGTTTCCAATAATGCAGAACAAAGTGGAAGCACAAATTGTTTGGATGGTGCCGCAGACAACAGTCAGTGTTTCTTTTCTGCAAGTGAAGTATGGTGTAAACGATAATCTATTACATATTGTGATTACAACAAATATCTCTCATGGTTATGCAGTTGAATTTGGCGAAAATATCCATACAGATGAACTTGTCAACATTGTAATTCACCGACTGTTACATTTTCCTAAGAATTGCAACTTTCATGTACTAGAGTGTATGAGCTTGTCCATGGGTGTATTTGTGCTTAAGCATATGCAGAGGCTGGTAGATGCATGTCTGAATTTTCTTGGTCTGTTATTAGTCTATGCCATTACTGAATGAGATATGTTGAGGATGTAAAGGTTGGATTTAATCACACACTCTGTCAACCTGATTTATCCTTGTGAAGACAACTGTGGATGCTCATCTTGGCTCATGTTTGTTTACAAGTAGGTTATATGATTGTAACACCTAGagttcatatttctttttttcttacttgTGTTTTCTTCTATGGAAACTAGCAGTAGAAGGGAAAGATGAGGAAGCTGAAGATGAAAGTGATGCTGACGACCTTGCTGATGGTGATGAGGATGAATCGGACCTTGATTTGGCATGGAAGATGCTAGATGTTGCCCGTGCAATTGTTGAGAAGCACTCAGGTGATACAATGGAAAAGGTGGACATATTGTCTGCTCTGGCAGAAGTAGCTCTAGAGAGAGGTCTGTACTTTGAAAGTAACCGTGTTTATCGGATGTTATCTAAATAGGTTGATTGCGTGTGCTTTCTTTGCTCATTATAGAAGCTTTTGCTTTGTTCAGAGGATGTTGAAACTTCTCTGAGCGACTACTTGAAAGCCCTATCGATTCTGGAGCGCCTGGTTGAACCTGATAGTCGGCTTATAGCTGAACTGTATCCTTTCAGAGTTAACATTATTGTATGTAAAGGTTATCCTTTGGGGATTGAGTGGCATGCACCCACAATGGAATTTCGGAGCTGAATTAATTTTGGCCAATTGGTCCAAAGTTTTTTGAAAGGGTTCCAGTTTACTTCCTTAACTCTGCCATTCAGGAATTTTCGGATATGCTTGTGCCTGGAAATTGGTTCCAAACCGGAAGAAGCTATTCCTTATTGCCAAAAGGCTATATCAATTTGCAAGTCTAGGGTGCAGCGACTTATGGATGAAGTAAAGAACTTCTCAGGACCAGCAGAAGCATCTGCTGCTTCTGAGGCGAGTCAAACTCTTCAACCATCTTCAACTACATCTCTATCAGGTGATTCTCTGCCAGAAAAAGAAGCAGAGATTGAAACACTGACTGGTCTGTGTGGTGAACTAGAAAAGAAGGTAAGACTTTCTGAAAGATCCATGATCATAAGAAAGCTTGCATGACATTGTATTAACTATCCTTCTTGGTTTGCAGCTCGAAGATCTTCAACAGCTTGTCTCAAACCCGAAATCAATCCTCTCAGATATCCTTGGGATGATGTCTGCTGCAAGGGCTAAGGCCGCTGAGAAGAATGCTTCTTCAGCAGCAATGAGCTCTTCACAGATAGCTTCTGCTGCCACTGGTGGAAGTACGAGCTCTGCAACTGTTTCTACTGCTCATACAAATGGTGCTTCTGGAGTGACACATCTCGGTGTGGTGGGAAGAGGAGTCAAGCGGGTTGTGATGAGCTCGACCGCGCAGCCCAGCCCGACGAAGAAACCTTCGCTTGATCCGTCATCAAACAA encodes:
- the LOC105167476 gene encoding NASP-related protein sim3 isoform X1, which translates into the protein MAENAADSQVQGSTAEQNPNSVEATIESGAVCVATDSTCNDGGSNNAESSLVTSDGERQKSLEYADELMARGSEAAKERDYAEATDCYSRALEIRVAHFGELAPECINAYYKYGCALLYKAQEEADPLASMPKKESVSQEDSNKDGSVKIAANGESSAASVSNNAEQSGSTNCLDGAADNTVEGKDEEAEDESDADDLADGDEDESDLDLAWKMLDVARAIVEKHSGDTMEKVDILSALAEVALEREDVETSLSDYLKALSILERLVEPDSRLIAELNFRICLCLEIGSKPEEAIPYCQKAISICKSRVQRLMDEVKNFSGPAEASAASEASQTLQPSSTTSLSGDSLPEKEAEIETLTGLCGELEKKLEDLQQLVSNPKSILSDILGMMSAARAKAAEKNASSAAMSSSQIASAATGGSTSSATVSTAHTNGASGVTHLGVVGRGVKRVVMSSTAQPSPTKKPSLDPSSNNGDGSIS
- the LOC105167476 gene encoding NASP-related protein sim3 isoform X2 → MAENAADSQVQGSTAEQNPNSVEATIESGAVCVATDSTCNDGGSNNAESSLVTSDGERQKSLEYADELMARGSEAAKERDYAEATDCYSRALEIRVAHFGELAPECINAYYKYGCALLYKAQEEADPLASMPKKESVSQEDSNKDGSVKIAANGESSAASVSNNAEQSGSTNCLDGAADNIEGKDEEAEDESDADDLADGDEDESDLDLAWKMLDVARAIVEKHSGDTMEKVDILSALAEVALEREDVETSLSDYLKALSILERLVEPDSRLIAELNFRICLCLEIGSKPEEAIPYCQKAISICKSRVQRLMDEVKNFSGPAEASAASEASQTLQPSSTTSLSGDSLPEKEAEIETLTGLCGELEKKLEDLQQLVSNPKSILSDILGMMSAARAKAAEKNASSAAMSSSQIASAATGGSTSSATVSTAHTNGASGVTHLGVVGRGVKRVVMSSTAQPSPTKKPSLDPSSNNGDGSIS
- the LOC105167475 gene encoding thioredoxin-like protein HCF164, chloroplastic isoform X1, giving the protein MARLVSTSTAVGLSTFRPSSLQYNQQQPRLVNFSYFQNKHHGHHRIFCQTNPDSVDSAATEEKRAVELESEIDGNASSAATIETTSSTGAGFPEYPDKNFNRRIAVVSTAAAVGLFLSGRLELGGVSLKDLSAAALPYEEVLSIYFPKRMEYYYLWALSNGKPTVVEFYADWCEVCRELAPDVYKVEQQYKDRVNFVMLNVDNTKWEQELDEFGVEGIPHFAFLDKDGNEEGNVVGRLPRQYLLENIDALAQGEATVPHARVVGEYSSAESRKVHRVVDPRSHG
- the LOC105167475 gene encoding thioredoxin-like protein HCF164, chloroplastic isoform X2, giving the protein MARLVSTSTAVGLSTFRPSSLQYNQQQPRLVNFSYFQNKHHGHHRIFCQTNPDSVDSAATEEKRAVELESEIDGNASSAATIETTSSTGAGFPEYPDKNFNRRIAVVSTAAAVGLFLSGRLELGGVSLKDLSAAALPYEEALSNGKPTVVEFYADWCEVCRELAPDVYKVEQQYKDRVNFVMLNVDNTKWEQELDEFGVEGIPHFAFLDKDGNEEGNVVGRLPRQYLLENIDALAQGEATVPHARVVGEYSSAESRKVHRVVDPRSHG